The nucleotide window TCAAACTGATAGATATAGAAACAGTGAGCTTTACAGGTGCATTGCTGATACAAAAGGAGTCTTTGTTCAACCTGCTTTATATGAAGCTTTTGGCTTAACGGTTATTGAAGCCATGAACTGTGGACTACCAACATTTGCCACGAATCAAGGTGGACCGGCTGAGATAATCGTTGATGGTGTCTCTGGTTTCCACATTGATCCCAACAATGGTGATGAGTCTGTTGCCAGGATTGGAGACTTCTTCAGCAAGTGCAGTACAGATGGTTTGTATTGGGATACTATCTCTAAGGCTGGTCTCAAACGTATCTATGAGTGGTAAATAAACTTTACTTAACTCTTAAAATGCAAATGTTGTCACATTACATTTGCTTATTCTTAGGTTTTGTACCGTCTTTGTAGCTACACATGGAAGATCTATGCAGAGAAGTTGTTGAAAATGGGAAGCATATATGGATTCTGGAGACAAGTGAATGAAGATCAGAAGAAAGCTAAGCAGAGATACATTGACATGCTTTACAATCTCCAGTTCAAACCATTGGTGAGTTTCTTTTTTATTATCATCTGAAGATTTACTATTTATGCTATCtacaaaactaacctttatCACTGCCTCACTGGTGTGCTTTCTTGTAGATCAAGAAAGTGACTATCCCTGAAGATAAATCTTTGCCTATGAGACTGGCTTCACTCCGTAACCTCCTTCCCAAGAAACCAGCATCTCTTGGAGGAGGAAGTAAGCAGAAGGAAGTCACAGAAACGAAACCAAAGAGTAAAGAAGGTCAAGAACGAGATGATGTCAAGGCAGGAGAAGGAGAGGTGAAAGAGGGGTTGCTTGCAGCTGAAGCATCAGAGAGGATAAAGAAAGTTGTAGAGACTTCTGAAGAGACACAGAGGCTAGAGAAGATGAAGATTGCGTACGGACAACAACGGAACCAAGGAGGTTCATCGGTTAGGAACTTGTTCTTGTCAGTAGTGGTTTGTCTCTACATCTGTTACATTTTGAAGCAGAGGTTCTTTGGAACTTACTCGGTTCAAGAGGATTAAAAGTAAATCAAAAAGCTGTAAATCTTTAATAAAGGAAAATATCATCAATGTAAAAGTTAATATATGAAAGTTATCGTCAGAAATAAAactttatgaattattatttttatgatgTTTTGGCTTACCAGATTGGACAACTTTAAATAACACGTGTACGTACTCTCTGCATGTATTAATTATGTAAACTTGCTGAACATATATTTGAATTAATTTGTTaagataataaataaagcaaTGAATCGGTCCATATGATAATTAAATTTGAGATAGCTATATGGAGCAAACGAATGCAGAGACTGTATGTGAAGTTTCACTTTGTTCAAGGTCCCAAAATAAATGTGGTAAGGTGGGAAACTTTATATCAATGCTTTAAAACTCTATTTAATTGCTTCTTCTTTATCAGATTAATGTAAATATTTAATGAATATAATATTAGGCATACATGAGTGGTAAATTAAAGACCAAAGTGATAATACTAGGGAATATGTAGATAACTTTTCTTCCTAAATaactatctcatcaatagatttatattttatgaattGATGCATGACAAATTCATTATTCTATTTTTGCTTCATCAAtagatatattttcttttgaaaacgATCAATAGATATATTTCATTTACGTTATAGCATTTATAATCTCATCCGATACGTTTCCATTTCATCCAATAATGACAAGATAACTAACACAAGGAGAGAATTCTCAAATCAATTTTTGAGATTTGTATTTTGATCATCAGGCGTTTCTTTTCCGTCAACCTAATCAACTTACGAGCTTCTTATCGTTTTCTTCAGCTAATGTTTTGTCATTCCTTTTGTCAACGAAAGTTTGTAGAAGTATGTAGTAGTATTAAATTCACATTGTTGTCAAGTTCTCAAGTTTCAACCATATTTCTTTCTTCCACAGTTTTCCATTTTCAATGTATGTACATGTAACAAGTTTGACTTTTCTGATACATTATAAACTTTGAACTACGATTGGTTATTTGAATTTGGGAACTTCGTAAAAAATGAACGacaattttgaataatattttgatgatctaaattaaaatatcttaaAGCAGTAATGATACatttcaaaaattgatttttggGTGTTACGTAATCTCTCCATTTCAAATTGAtcaatgttttaaaagaaaattgtttaaaaaagatacactttttttttaattttcaatgcatttttattatgtaataatggtaaattgtaaaaaaaaatttaaaaaattgtaattatTGAATCttgattggttaaaaattgtgaaaataGTTAATCacaaaataatgtatttataatcaaaatttatgatattttcttaataCGTAAAACATACTACATCTTTTTAAAATGGATGAAGTAATAATTCTCTAAACACATTTACAAATATCATAGTATGAAATGTTAATTAGGAAGATATTCGTTCtagtaattcatttttttttctcaatatgaaaaatattaaatatcattaggttttatagtaaatattttcaaaatgttACAATGATTTTATTTCAGTTAACTGAATGAtagtttaattattaattatagcATGGTGAtagtttaattattaattatagcATGGTGTAGATAAAACTGTATATCGTAGATTCTTGTAGATGGATAAAAGTATATGTTGCAACAACATCTATATAATTGTTGTCATGAATCATGATCGCACACATAAAATGACTAATACTTATGTACAGAAGCTGTAATAATTGGTATATTTACAAACTTAAAAAATTTAAGCAGTCCATAATTGTGaaaacgggtattgaataacgAGTGATGTTGCAAAATAAAGATATGATTAAATCAGGCAAGACATGAATAATAGCCAtcttaaatagaaaaaaaaaacctcataAACGTTCACCGCATTCAGAGTAttcagtaaataatattttatgattaGCAATTTTATCTAAATTATGACCCATAGCAAATAAAAATACACCTTTTTTAATACTCGAGTTTaatgtcttcttctttgttCACTATAGTTAATTAGTTATACAAGAAGTAACATTTGATAAAGAAAAGCAAACATAGTAGATATACACGAAACTGTCTAAAACAtagtatttcatttttttacatTTGTCTAGATTAGTAAATGATAACAATAGTAAACATTTAGttccttttttgtttttactataAGACGTGAGGGGAAGTCGCCGGAGAAAGTGGTTAAAGCTCCCTTGCTTTTATCCAACCGCCGTCGATTAACCCTCCCTGGAGACAACAAACCCATCTCTTTCCAGAAAGAGTTAGttgtggagagagagagaaaaaaaggagaagaaggTTGGTTcggtcctctctctctcctatgGTGAGAGTACTACTTAGCAGTAATGGAAAGAACAAGAGACTTTAAaaccccctctctctctctcctattAAAACCCCATCAGTTACACAATttctaaagagagagagagtttaggAATCTATTAATGAATGTGAAGAAGaagcacaaaaaaaaaggattaagAGAGGAGAAAGAAAACACTAATGGCGGCTTTAGGTGAGGAGGCTTAGAGCAAGTAGAGTTCATCAcatcctctttctctctctagggGGTGTGACATTATTACGGCCTAAAAACAGAGTTTTCTTCTCTCCCTGAATtatagagcaaaaaaaaaaaatcaatcaatctTCATTTCATATATCAATGATTTGTTGCCTTAATCAAACCCTTTCACCTCCCGTAATCACCGCCTCTTTCTGATTCTCTTCCGTTTCGTTTTCCTtttaacctctctctctctctatctctcccTTCTTGTAGGTGCAAAaactttatctctctctctctctctgtttttctagTGAGTCTGCGTTAATGGCGACAGTGGTGTAAATGGACCATTAACAGTTTATGGTTGTGTGAAAAACTaagtaaccaaaaaaaaaagagaaaagagtcTTTACTCTTCTCTTGTTTGTGTCAAAAGAGGATGAGTTTCGTCGTCGGGGGAAGTGGTAGCGGCGGCGGagacggtggtggtggtggtggtagtaGCCAACGTCACGACGCGTCTGAAAGTGATAGGAAGAAGAAACGTTACCATCGTCATACTGCTCAACAGATTCAACGCCTCGAATCGTAATATTACTTCTCTTTAGTTTTGGTTCTGGGAATGTTATTCTTATAACCGTTTGAATGTTTGCAGGAGTTTTAGGGAGTGTCCTCATCCAGATGACAAACAGAGGAATCTACTTAGCAAAGAGTTGGGTTTGGCTCCAAGACAGATCAAGTTCTGGTTCCAGAACAGAAGAACTCAGCTTAaggttttctctctctctctctctctctctctctatctatctctCAGCTTAAGTATTGTGATTGTGATTCATGTTCTTTTGTGTAGGCGCAACATGAGAGAGCAGACAACAGTGCACTAAAAGCAGAGAACGATAAGATTCGATGCGAAAACATAGCCATCAGAGAAGCTATCAAGCATGCTATATGCCCAAACTGTGGAGGCCCTCCCGTTAGTGAAGATCCTTACTTAGATGAGCAAAAGCTCCGCATGGAAAACGCACATCTCAGACAagaggtttttgtttttgttttttgttttttgttttttgtcttttgttttgtcttcatttctaatctaaaatctttttattttcaaacaGCTTGAAAGAATGTCAACAGTTGCATCAAAGTACATGGGAAGACCAATCTCATCTCACATCTCAACTCTACATCCAATGCACATCTCACCGTTGGATCTCTCCATGACTGGTCCTTCGCTTGATTTTGATCTTCTTCCAGGAAGCTCCATGTCTAGCAACTTCGCTGTATCTGACATGGACAAGCCTATCATGAACGACATTGCTTTGACTGCTATGGATGAATTGCTCAGGCTTGTTCACACAAACGAGCCTCTGTGGAGTAGATCAGATGGACGCGGAGAGATTCTCAATCTTGGAAGCTATGAGAATGTTTTCCCAAGGTCAAGTAACCGAGGGAAGAACCATAACGTGAGAATTGAAGCGTCTAGGTCCTCTGGTATTGTTTTCATGAATGCTATGTCACTTGTCGACATGTTCATGGATAGTGTAAGTTAGCTGAAACATCTAACACAAATGGTGGCAGCATTTGCGATATAACGTTTTGTCCTTTTGTATATTCAGGCCAAGTGGGCAGAGCTGTTTCCTTCAATCGTTGCAGCTTCTAAAACACTTGCAGTGGTTTCTTCAGGAATGGGAGGTGGTACCCATGAGGGTGCATTGCATTTGGTAAACTTCTTTAACTTGTGATGAATCATTACCATTATTAGTTTCCTCATGCATTTGGTTTGTGTAGATGTATGAAGAGATGGAAGTGCTTTCTCCATTGGTAGCAACACGCGAGTTCTGCGAGCTACGCTACTGTCAGCAGATTGAGCAAGGGAGCTGGATAGTTGTGAACGTCTCATATCATCTTCCTCAGTTTGTTTCACACTCTCACTCCTATAGGTTTCCATCTGGATGCTTGATTCAGGACATGCCTAATGGATACTCCAAGGTTTGAGTTTGTTCTTTTCCCCTTTCTACTAAATTAGCATCTCCCTCAAGTTGATGATATGTAACAGGTTACTTGGGTTG belongs to Brassica rapa cultivar Chiifu-401-42 chromosome A07, CAAS_Brap_v3.01, whole genome shotgun sequence and includes:
- the LOC103830753 gene encoding LOW QUALITY PROTEIN: homeobox-leucine zipper protein HDG11 (The sequence of the model RefSeq protein was modified relative to this genomic sequence to represent the inferred CDS: inserted 1 base in 1 codon), encoding MSFVVGGSGSGGGDGGGGGGSSQRHDASESDRKKKRYHRHTAQQIQRLESSFRECPHPDDKQRNLLSKELGLAPRQIKFWFQNRRTQLKAQHERADNSALKAENDKIRCENIAIREAIKHAICPNCGGPPVSEDPYLDEQKLRMENAHLRQELERMSTVASKYMGRPISSHISTLHPMHISPLDLSMTGPSLDFDLLPGSSMSSNFAVSDMDKPIMNDIALTAMDELLRLVHTNEPLWSRSDGRGEILNLGSYENVFPRSSNRGKNHNVRIEASRSSGIVFMNAMSLVDMFMDSAKWAELFPSIVAASKTLAVVSSGMGGGTHEGALHLMYEEMEVLSPLVATREFCELRYCQQIEQGSWIVVNVSYHLPQFVSHSHSYRFPSGCLIQDMPNGYSKVTWVEHTETEEKEPVHELYREMVHKGIAFGAERWVTTLQRMCERFASLLAPAVSSLGGVIPSPEGKRSMMRLAHRMVSNYCISVSRSNNTRSTVVAELNDVGVRVTAHKSPEPNGTILSAATTFWLPNSPQNVFNFLKDERTRPQWDVLSNSNAVQEVAHIANGSHPGCCISVLRASSASQSNNMLILQETSIDSSGALVVYSPVDLSALNIAMNGDDTSYIXLLSSGFAISPDGNRNSPSAEQGGASSSSGYGGGGSLITVGFQIMVSNLPSAKLNMESVETVNNLIGTTVHQIKTGLNNCPSASTTA